The Muricauda sp. SCSIO 65647 genome includes a region encoding these proteins:
- a CDS encoding hydroxypyruvate isomerase family protein, which produces MKRRKFMLKSALTTAGLGLVPQLMAQKGKSHTSAQPFNLNYAPHLGMFKNMAGEDPIDQLNFMADHGFKAFEDNGMKGRDKALQEKMASTMSNRGMAMGVFVAHSISWKKPNLANGDIAPRKKFLAEIEESVEVAKRVNATWMTVVPGHTDPRLNISYQTAHVVESLKRASDILEPHGLVMVLEPLNFRDHPGLFLTESPQTYEICKAVDSPACKILFDIYHQQIQEGNLIPNIEACWDEIAYFQIGDNPGRNEPTTGEINYKNIFKHIHQKGFKGILGMEHGNSQPNEKGEKAVIEAYRTVDNFL; this is translated from the coding sequence ATGAAGCGAAGAAAATTCATGCTTAAATCGGCCTTGACCACGGCAGGTCTGGGGTTGGTACCCCAGCTCATGGCCCAAAAAGGGAAATCCCATACCTCTGCACAGCCCTTCAACCTTAACTATGCGCCCCATTTAGGAATGTTCAAGAATATGGCCGGCGAAGATCCCATTGACCAGCTCAACTTCATGGCCGACCATGGCTTCAAGGCCTTTGAAGACAACGGCATGAAAGGTAGGGACAAGGCTCTACAAGAAAAAATGGCCAGCACTATGAGCAATCGAGGTATGGCCATGGGAGTTTTTGTAGCCCATAGTATCTCTTGGAAAAAGCCTAATCTAGCCAATGGCGATATTGCCCCCAGGAAAAAATTTCTTGCCGAAATCGAAGAATCAGTGGAAGTGGCCAAAAGGGTCAATGCCACATGGATGACCGTAGTGCCGGGGCACACAGACCCAAGACTGAATATAAGCTACCAAACCGCGCATGTGGTCGAAAGTCTAAAAAGGGCATCCGATATTTTGGAGCCGCATGGTTTGGTCATGGTCTTGGAACCGTTGAATTTTAGGGATCACCCCGGATTGTTTTTGACCGAAAGTCCACAGACCTATGAAATTTGCAAGGCCGTAGATTCGCCCGCTTGCAAGATCTTGTTCGATATTTATCACCAACAGATCCAAGAAGGAAACCTAATACCCAATATCGAAGCCTGTTGGGATGAGATTGCCTATTTTCAGATAGGTGACAATCCAGGACGCAACGAGCCTACCACAGGTGAGATCAATTACAAAAATATCTTTAAGCACATCCACCAAAAAGGGTTCAAAGGCATATTGGGCATGGAGCATGGCAACTCCCAGCCCAATGAAAAAGGAGAAAAAGCGGTCATTGAGGCCTATCGAACCGTTGATAATTTTCTTTAA
- a CDS encoding Gfo/Idh/MocA family protein, whose translation MKKKTEKQNVKSIDRRSFVKTTGLASGALLTSSLPMYGTGHLNSTEKLKLAVVGCGGRGTGAAVQALTADPDVELVAMADAFQDRLENSLAAIQEHFDGQRTVKVKEESRFTGFDAYKKAIDEADVVILATPPGFRPQHFEYAIANDKHVFMEKPVATDPVGVRSVLASAKIAKEKQLNVVVGLQRHYENKYLKLYDEVQKGTLGNIVSGQVYWNSQGVWVRPRTPEQTEMEYQMRNWYYFNWLCGDHILEQHIHNIDVANWFLGEYPVTAQGMGGREMRTGKDHGEIFDHHFVEFTYPSGAVISSQCRHQKGCMNRVDEAFQGTTGRLVTSQGSITDLDGNELFNHTTNIGDKKDPNPYQVEHDRLFAAIRNKGEVLADAENGAKATLSAIMGRMATYSGDIITWEQALNSTMKLVEDNLDWNSAPPTQPDANGQYPIPKPGVTSYT comes from the coding sequence ATGAAGAAAAAGACCGAAAAACAAAACGTAAAATCAATTGACCGAAGATCTTTTGTCAAAACCACTGGGCTTGCCAGTGGCGCCTTATTGACCTCTTCGCTGCCCATGTACGGTACGGGGCACCTGAATAGTACAGAAAAATTAAAACTGGCCGTGGTTGGCTGTGGGGGCCGAGGTACGGGAGCCGCCGTTCAAGCCCTGACCGCTGACCCAGATGTTGAGCTGGTGGCCATGGCCGATGCTTTTCAAGATAGGTTGGAAAACAGTCTCGCCGCCATTCAAGAACATTTCGATGGTCAACGCACGGTCAAAGTGAAAGAAGAAAGCCGTTTTACGGGTTTCGATGCCTACAAAAAAGCCATTGACGAAGCCGATGTGGTCATTTTGGCGACACCTCCCGGTTTCAGGCCCCAACATTTTGAATACGCCATTGCCAATGACAAACATGTGTTCATGGAAAAACCGGTGGCAACAGATCCAGTGGGTGTCAGAAGCGTTTTGGCCTCGGCCAAAATTGCCAAGGAAAAACAGCTCAATGTGGTGGTCGGCCTTCAACGCCATTATGAAAACAAATACTTGAAACTGTACGATGAAGTACAAAAAGGAACCCTGGGCAACATTGTTTCAGGGCAAGTGTACTGGAATAGCCAGGGGGTATGGGTACGCCCCAGAACCCCAGAACAGACCGAAATGGAATACCAAATGCGAAATTGGTACTACTTCAACTGGCTCTGTGGCGATCATATTTTAGAGCAGCACATACACAATATCGACGTGGCCAATTGGTTCTTAGGTGAATATCCGGTGACCGCACAAGGCATGGGAGGCCGTGAAATGCGCACTGGCAAAGACCATGGCGAAATCTTTGACCATCATTTTGTAGAATTCACCTACCCGTCAGGTGCAGTGATTTCCAGTCAATGCCGGCACCAAAAAGGCTGTATGAACAGGGTTGACGAGGCCTTTCAGGGCACCACGGGAAGATTGGTCACCAGTCAAGGCTCCATAACCGATCTTGACGGCAATGAACTGTTCAACCATACTACCAATATCGGCGACAAAAAAGACCCAAACCCCTATCAAGTGGAGCACGACCGTCTATTTGCGGCCATCAGAAATAAAGGAGAGGTATTGGCCGATGCCGAGAACGGTGCCAAGGCGACCCTATCTGCCATTATGGGGCGAATGGCCACCTATTCGGGTGATATCATCACTTGGGAACAAGCCCTAAACTCAACAATGAAATTGGTTGAGGACAATTTGGATTGGAATTCAGCCCCGCCCACTCAACCTGATGCAAATGGGCAATACCCAATTCCGAAACCCGGTGTAACCTCTTATACCTAA
- a CDS encoding formylglycine-generating enzyme family protein — MMKFMLLLAVFSYSPLFSFAQNRPFEAYSESIPASELTINMVPIPSGIFLMGSPNTEKGRRDDEGPVRKVEIDPFWMASHETTWDLYKLFMAREIDKKSSDKPMGHEVSLNIDAIAGATIPYVDISFGMGTEGYPAICMTQYAALKFCEWLSALTGNFYRLPTEAEWEYAARAGTQTAYSFDGETSNIGDYAWHAGNSNGKYHEVGSKNPNQWGLYDMHGNVAEWTLDQYLDYNGQKIKNPWARPTKTYPRVVRGGSWKDPIDNLRSASRTPSSPDWKIRDPQIPKSKWWHTDASFVGFRIVRPYHTPSAEEQKKYWKAKHPK, encoded by the coding sequence ATGATGAAATTCATGCTTTTGCTGGCAGTCTTTAGTTATTCACCACTGTTCTCCTTTGCACAAAATAGGCCTTTTGAAGCGTACAGTGAATCTATTCCCGCCAGTGAATTGACCATTAACATGGTGCCTATACCCAGCGGCATTTTTTTAATGGGTAGCCCCAACACAGAAAAAGGAAGGCGTGATGATGAAGGCCCTGTAAGAAAAGTTGAGATTGACCCATTCTGGATGGCCTCGCATGAGACCACTTGGGATCTTTACAAACTTTTTATGGCCCGTGAGATAGACAAGAAATCTAGTGACAAGCCCATGGGCCATGAAGTCTCATTGAATATTGATGCCATTGCCGGGGCCACGATTCCTTATGTCGACATCAGTTTCGGCATGGGAACCGAGGGTTACCCAGCAATTTGTATGACCCAATACGCCGCCCTGAAATTCTGTGAATGGCTGTCTGCCCTGACCGGAAACTTTTATAGGCTTCCAACGGAAGCGGAATGGGAGTACGCTGCCAGGGCAGGTACCCAAACCGCTTATTCGTTTGATGGGGAGACATCAAATATTGGTGACTACGCTTGGCATGCTGGCAATAGCAATGGAAAGTATCACGAAGTGGGGTCGAAAAACCCAAATCAGTGGGGATTGTACGATATGCACGGTAATGTTGCCGAATGGACGCTTGACCAATACCTTGACTACAACGGGCAAAAGATAAAAAATCCATGGGCCCGACCTACAAAGACATATCCAAGGGTAGTACGTGGCGGATCATGGAAAGACCCTATCGATAACCTAAGAAGTGCCTCAAGAACGCCTTCATCACCCGATTGGAAAATACGCGACCCCCAGATACCCAAAAGCAAATGGTGGCACACCGATGCATCTTTTGTGGGATTTCGTATTGTACGCCCTTACCACACGCCCAGCGCTGAAGAACAAAAGAAATACTGGAAAGCAAAACACCCAAAATAA
- a CDS encoding LVIVD repeat-containing protein, translating to MKRNVFLTLFVAAIALLSCEDDENGPFEDYLVARPLTISKTEFRESSVTVVDPLPIDESGKMYAYKDYIFVNDKYKGVHVIDNSSPENPQKVSFIKIAGNVDISIKDDYLYADSLTDLVVLDISDVNNVTIVDWLEGVLGDGGFWLAAEFQNIEWPQADIYDYDGIDFNEDVIVGWQVKTERRPVQDVRTDIFFDEALANDAGGDNVTGQGGSLARFKIVDEYLYVVDSHNLNVFNIADLESPEVLDDVFVGFDIETIFNRGEHLFLGSMQGMYIYDITSPDKPEFISEFQHGTACDPVVVDGDYAYVTLRGGNFCGATESGLYIVDISTIEKPELEVIYPMDEPYGLGIKDDKLFICDGSSGLKVYDKSQAPNIEQLNHFEDIVTFDVIPLEEQLLMVGDGILYQYEYLNDDIRLISTFSLN from the coding sequence ATGAAAAGAAATGTGTTTTTAACCTTATTCGTTGCCGCGATCGCGTTACTATCGTGTGAAGATGACGAGAATGGGCCTTTTGAAGATTATCTCGTGGCCCGCCCCCTGACGATTTCAAAAACCGAGTTTAGAGAAAGCAGTGTAACGGTGGTTGACCCGCTTCCCATAGATGAATCGGGTAAAATGTACGCGTACAAAGACTACATCTTTGTGAACGATAAATACAAAGGGGTACATGTAATCGACAATAGCAGTCCTGAAAACCCACAAAAAGTTTCATTCATCAAGATTGCCGGCAATGTCGATATTTCAATAAAGGATGATTATCTATATGCCGATAGCCTTACCGATTTAGTGGTTCTTGACATTTCAGATGTGAACAATGTGACAATTGTCGATTGGTTGGAAGGTGTTTTGGGCGATGGTGGATTCTGGCTTGCGGCAGAATTCCAAAACATTGAGTGGCCACAGGCCGACATATATGACTATGATGGAATCGATTTTAATGAAGATGTCATCGTCGGTTGGCAGGTCAAGACCGAAAGAAGACCCGTTCAAGATGTGCGAACCGATATTTTCTTTGATGAGGCTCTTGCCAATGATGCGGGGGGCGATAATGTTACTGGCCAAGGTGGTTCTTTGGCGCGGTTCAAAATTGTGGACGAATATTTATATGTGGTCGACAGCCATAATTTGAATGTCTTCAACATTGCCGATCTAGAAAGCCCAGAAGTATTGGACGATGTTTTTGTAGGCTTTGACATCGAGACCATCTTCAACCGGGGCGAGCATCTATTTTTGGGCAGTATGCAAGGTATGTACATCTATGACATCACATCACCTGACAAACCAGAGTTTATTTCTGAGTTTCAACATGGCACGGCCTGCGATCCCGTAGTGGTCGATGGTGACTATGCCTATGTCACCCTAAGGGGGGGCAACTTTTGCGGAGCGACCGAGAGCGGACTTTATATTGTCGATATCTCTACGATTGAAAAGCCTGAGCTTGAGGTCATTTATCCGATGGACGAACCATATGGCCTGGGCATCAAAGATGACAAGCTCTTCATCTGTGATGGTTCTTCAGGCTTGAAGGTATACGACAAATCGCAGGCACCCAATATTGAGCAGTTGAACCATTTTGAAGATATCGTGACCTTTGATGTGATTCCACTTGAAGAACAATTGCTCATGGTAGGTGATGGCATACTCTATCAATATGAGTACCTCAACGACGACATAAGATTGATAAGTACTTTTAGCCTAAATTAA
- a CDS encoding BPTI/Kunitz domain-containing protein, which translates to MARHFLLLGTLMCVFVSCSDDDPENPCGLEPEVGDCDAAIPKYYFDKEEQECKEFIWGGCGGVVPFDSMEECLDCLSDE; encoded by the coding sequence ATGGCAAGGCATTTTTTGTTGTTGGGTACTTTGATGTGTGTTTTTGTTTCCTGTTCTGACGATGATCCGGAAAATCCATGTGGCTTGGAGCCCGAGGTAGGAGATTGTGATGCAGCGATCCCCAAATACTATTTTGATAAGGAAGAACAAGAATGCAAAGAGTTCATTTGGGGAGGATGTGGAGGCGTGGTACCTTTTGATTCGATGGAAGAATGTTTGGATTGTTTAAGTGATGAATGA
- the topA gene encoding type I DNA topoisomerase: MPKNLVIVESPAKAKTIERFLGNDFQVESSFGHIADLPPNELGVDVENGFKPKYIVDKEKKALVKKLKDLAKKADTIWLASDEDREGEAISWHLAETLGLDKDKTKRIVFNSITKSAIQKAIENPRDINYDLVNAQQARRVLDRLVGYELSPVLWKKIKPGLSAGRVQSVAVRLIVEREREIEKFGAEASFKIRAEFRTEGGNVFQAKMGKTFASKEEAERFLKQNIGANFSVSNLDKKPAKKSPAAPFTTSTLQQEASRKLYFSVARTMQVAQRLYEAGLITYMRTDSVNLSNEALQAAKQAIVESYGEKYSQTRNYKGKSKGAQEAHEAIRPTDMKLQSPSLERDQAKLYELIWKRTLASQMSDAELERTLVKIAANTHSEDFTANGEVVKFDGFLKVYLEGIDEEDMSEEQEGMLPAMKIADSLYLNHITATERFTRPPYRYTEASLVKRLEELGIGRPSTYAPTISTIQNRGYVEKGTVEGVERPYVQLTLKAEKIDEKQLSEMVGSDKGKLVPTDIGIIVNDFLVNHFSNILDYNFTAKVEEDFDEIATGEEDWKQMMKQFYKDFHPNVEEVEENAERASGERVLGTDPTTGRQVAARLGRFGPMVQIGTAEEEEKPLFASLLPEQSINTITFEEAMDLFKLPRKLGEYKGEGLEANVGRYGPYVRFGKKFISLDKGESVFDVDLERAIELIKEKEAADAPIASYQGKEVTKGKGRFGPYIKWDGMFINVNKKYDFDNLSEQDIVELIEDKKRKEAEKLVQEWPNEGIRIEKARWGRHNIFKGRIRVELSKDVDPSKISLEEAKELLDKKTPKKSRTKTKAKK, translated from the coding sequence ATGCCAAAGAATCTAGTAATCGTTGAGTCTCCCGCCAAAGCGAAGACCATTGAACGTTTTTTAGGGAATGATTTTCAAGTTGAATCAAGCTTCGGCCATATTGCCGATTTGCCCCCGAATGAATTGGGCGTAGATGTCGAGAACGGTTTCAAACCCAAATACATCGTTGACAAAGAGAAGAAGGCACTGGTCAAAAAATTAAAGGATTTGGCAAAAAAAGCCGACACTATTTGGTTGGCCAGTGATGAAGATCGTGAAGGTGAGGCGATATCATGGCACTTGGCAGAGACCTTAGGGCTTGATAAAGACAAGACCAAAAGAATTGTTTTCAACTCGATTACCAAATCAGCGATTCAAAAAGCGATCGAAAATCCACGAGATATCAATTATGACTTGGTAAACGCCCAACAGGCCCGAAGGGTGCTTGACCGTTTGGTTGGGTATGAGCTGTCGCCCGTTCTATGGAAAAAGATAAAACCTGGTCTCTCGGCAGGTCGTGTGCAATCGGTCGCAGTACGTTTAATTGTCGAGCGCGAGCGTGAGATAGAAAAGTTCGGTGCAGAGGCTTCCTTTAAGATTCGTGCCGAATTCAGAACTGAAGGGGGTAATGTCTTTCAGGCAAAAATGGGTAAGACCTTTGCTTCCAAAGAAGAAGCAGAAAGATTTCTGAAACAGAATATAGGGGCCAATTTTTCAGTTTCAAATCTTGACAAAAAGCCGGCCAAAAAATCACCGGCAGCTCCCTTTACCACTTCAACCCTACAACAAGAGGCCTCAAGAAAACTATATTTTTCAGTGGCCCGAACAATGCAAGTGGCACAGCGTCTATATGAAGCAGGTCTTATTACCTATATGCGTACCGACAGTGTCAACTTATCGAATGAGGCTTTACAAGCGGCCAAACAGGCCATTGTTGAAAGCTATGGTGAAAAATATAGCCAGACAAGAAATTATAAGGGCAAATCGAAAGGGGCCCAAGAAGCCCACGAGGCCATTCGACCTACCGATATGAAGCTACAGAGCCCTTCTTTAGAGCGTGATCAGGCAAAGCTGTATGAATTGATCTGGAAACGTACCCTTGCATCACAGATGAGTGATGCCGAGCTCGAACGAACCCTGGTCAAGATTGCCGCCAATACGCACAGTGAAGATTTTACCGCCAATGGTGAGGTGGTCAAGTTCGATGGTTTTTTGAAAGTCTATCTTGAGGGTATCGATGAAGAAGATATGTCAGAAGAGCAAGAGGGCATGCTTCCGGCAATGAAAATAGCCGATTCTTTATACCTGAACCATATAACCGCCACAGAACGGTTTACGAGACCGCCATACCGCTACACCGAGGCATCTTTGGTCAAAAGGCTTGAAGAGCTGGGTATTGGGCGACCATCTACTTATGCGCCAACAATTTCCACCATTCAGAATCGAGGCTATGTAGAGAAGGGAACGGTCGAAGGCGTCGAACGCCCATATGTGCAATTGACTTTGAAGGCCGAAAAAATCGATGAAAAGCAATTATCGGAAATGGTCGGATCAGACAAGGGCAAATTGGTGCCCACCGATATCGGTATCATCGTGAATGATTTTTTGGTCAATCATTTTTCCAATATTCTTGACTATAATTTCACGGCCAAGGTTGAGGAAGATTTTGATGAGATCGCTACTGGCGAGGAAGATTGGAAACAGATGATGAAGCAGTTCTACAAAGATTTCCATCCCAACGTGGAAGAAGTTGAAGAGAATGCTGAACGTGCCAGCGGCGAACGTGTCTTGGGCACAGATCCAACGACAGGTAGGCAAGTGGCCGCGCGTTTAGGGCGTTTTGGCCCCATGGTACAGATCGGTACCGCCGAAGAAGAAGAAAAGCCATTGTTCGCAAGTTTGCTGCCCGAACAATCAATCAATACCATCACCTTTGAAGAGGCGATGGACCTTTTTAAACTGCCCAGAAAATTGGGAGAATACAAAGGCGAAGGGCTAGAGGCCAATGTGGGTCGTTATGGACCCTATGTAAGGTTTGGAAAAAAGTTTATCTCTTTGGATAAAGGCGAAAGTGTCTTTGATGTAGACCTTGAACGTGCCATTGAATTGATTAAGGAAAAAGAAGCTGCAGATGCCCCGATAGCCAGTTATCAAGGCAAAGAAGTGACCAAAGGGAAAGGTCGTTTTGGGCCATATATCAAGTGGGATGGCATGTTCATCAATGTCAACAAGAAGTATGATTTTGACAATCTTTCTGAACAAGATATTGTTGAGTTGATCGAAGACAAAAAAAGAAAAGAGGCAGAAAAGCTGGTGCAAGAATGGCCAAATGAGGGTATTCGTATTGAAAAGGCACGTTGGGGCAGACACAATATCTTTAAAGGCAGAATCAGGGTAGAACTGTCGAAAGATGTCGATCCCTCAAAAATTTCCCTTGAAGAGGCAAAAGAGCTGTTGGATAAGAAAACACCGAAAAAATCAAGAACAAAAACTAAGGCTAAGAAATAA
- a CDS encoding formimidoylglutamase, with translation MAFDFLVPVKDKVLAFSEFLPPQALGKNIHKHTKQDGLPVFANAKVAIVGVLESRNAFEKKPEKMDIDSIRIQLYRLMMGNWNATILDLGDIEEGETVEDTYFVVKEVVAGLLEENIMPIIIGATQDITFATYRAFDKIVNMINMVSIDSRFDFGEDDELISSHSYMSNIITDKPNNLYNFSNIGYQSYFNAQEEIDLMERLFFDAYRLGDITSDISLAEPVLRNAHLVSLDVRAIRASEMGLSANFSPNGFTGREICALARYAGISDKVSVFGIYEVENSSLSFQLVAQIIWYFIEGLSFRTIERPSSKNEDFTKFTVPTDTDELIFYKSHISERWWVEVPSILPEHTKTNSVALLPCTEQDYLDACNQQIPERWLKAYKKSLG, from the coding sequence ATGGCATTCGATTTTTTGGTCCCTGTCAAGGATAAAGTCTTGGCATTTTCCGAATTTTTACCTCCCCAGGCGTTGGGGAAAAACATCCATAAACATACCAAACAAGATGGGCTTCCCGTCTTTGCCAATGCAAAGGTGGCGATCGTGGGGGTACTTGAATCCCGCAATGCCTTTGAGAAGAAGCCAGAGAAGATGGATATAGATTCCATTAGAATACAATTGTACCGTCTGATGATGGGCAATTGGAACGCTACCATACTTGATCTGGGCGATATTGAAGAAGGTGAAACCGTCGAAGACACTTATTTCGTGGTCAAAGAGGTAGTGGCCGGCCTGTTGGAAGAAAACATCATGCCCATTATAATCGGTGCTACCCAAGATATCACTTTTGCCACGTATAGGGCGTTCGATAAGATTGTCAATATGATCAATATGGTCTCTATTGACAGTCGTTTTGATTTTGGGGAAGACGATGAACTGATTTCCTCGCATTCGTATATGAGCAATATCATCACAGACAAGCCCAATAACCTATATAATTTTTCCAATATCGGTTACCAGAGCTATTTCAATGCCCAAGAAGAAATCGACCTTATGGAGCGGCTGTTCTTCGATGCTTACCGCTTGGGTGATATAACATCAGATATTTCTTTGGCAGAGCCGGTTTTACGAAATGCCCATTTGGTCAGCCTTGATGTAAGGGCGATCAGGGCCAGTGAGATGGGGCTGTCTGCAAATTTTTCTCCCAACGGCTTTACGGGCAGGGAAATATGTGCTTTGGCCAGATATGCGGGCATCAGTGACAAAGTCTCTGTTTTTGGCATTTATGAAGTTGAAAATTCTTCACTTTCCTTTCAGTTGGTCGCCCAGATCATTTGGTATTTTATAGAGGGCCTCAGCTTTAGAACCATAGAGAGGCCAAGTTCGAAAAATGAAGACTTCACCAAGTTTACCGTCCCTACCGATACAGATGAGCTCATCTTTTATAAAAGCCATATAAGCGAAAGATGGTGGGTAGAGGTGCCATCGATACTTCCCGAGCATACTAAAACAAATTCCGTTGCGTTATTACCTTGCACCGAGCAGGACTATCTGGATGCTTGCAACCAACAAATACCTGAAAGGTGGCTGAAGGCCTATAAAAAAAGCCTCGGCTAG
- the gldK gene encoding gliding motility lipoprotein GldK — MRKLLLPSLALVFLLASCGSKSRSKGELVGVKGKKWHPEKPYGMELIPRGAFVMGKADEDQAKVLNAPTRTVTVRSFYMDDTEITNSEYRQFVEWVKDSTTRTKLAILADELGLGPEDEGIGEYAFKDTDTTDLSVYEKYRLDNYAGLGETGYEGRALDTDINLVWDTSDYPDEYYAEIMDSLYLPEEESYNGQRTFDVTKLKYQYTWMDIEAAARARAGKRSDFIKKEELEIYPDTTVWIRDFEYSYNEPMHNDYFWHDAYSDYPVVGVNWKQAKAFCHWRTKFKNDDQKSRGKQFVNQFRLPTEAEWEYAARGGIEGGTYPWGGPYVISDTGCFMANFKPQRGDYAADAALYTVEAKSYEPNDYNLYNMAGNVSEWTNSSYDPGAYQYVSTMNPNAGTGQNERKVIRGGSWKDVAYFLQVSTRDYEYQDSARSYIGFRTVQDYMGEEDSTNGNGL; from the coding sequence ATGAGAAAGCTATTGTTACCGTCTTTGGCCCTTGTTTTTTTACTTGCCAGTTGTGGGTCGAAATCAAGATCAAAGGGTGAACTAGTGGGTGTAAAGGGGAAGAAATGGCACCCTGAGAAACCCTACGGAATGGAGTTGATTCCGAGGGGCGCATTTGTTATGGGTAAAGCTGATGAAGATCAGGCCAAAGTATTGAACGCACCCACACGTACCGTTACGGTTCGTTCGTTCTATATGGACGACACCGAGATTACCAATAGTGAATACCGACAGTTCGTCGAGTGGGTGAAAGATTCCACTACAAGAACCAAATTGGCCATATTGGCTGATGAACTGGGCTTGGGCCCAGAAGATGAAGGTATTGGTGAATATGCTTTTAAAGATACCGATACCACCGATCTTTCGGTTTATGAAAAATATAGACTTGACAATTATGCCGGTCTTGGTGAGACCGGTTATGAAGGCAGGGCGTTGGACACTGACATAAATTTGGTTTGGGACACCTCTGATTACCCAGACGAGTACTATGCCGAAATTATGGATTCATTGTACCTGCCCGAAGAAGAATCGTATAACGGTCAACGAACCTTTGACGTGACCAAATTAAAGTACCAGTATACCTGGATGGACATTGAAGCCGCCGCTCGTGCGCGAGCTGGCAAGCGAAGTGATTTTATCAAAAAGGAAGAATTGGAGATATATCCCGACACCACTGTCTGGATTCGTGACTTTGAGTATTCGTACAACGAACCCATGCACAATGATTACTTTTGGCACGATGCCTACAGTGATTATCCTGTAGTAGGGGTCAACTGGAAACAGGCCAAGGCATTCTGCCACTGGCGAACCAAGTTCAAGAATGATGACCAAAAAAGTCGCGGCAAACAGTTTGTGAACCAATTTAGGTTGCCCACGGAGGCCGAATGGGAATATGCTGCCAGAGGAGGTATCGAAGGGGGTACATACCCTTGGGGCGGTCCGTACGTTATCAGTGACACAGGCTGCTTCATGGCCAACTTCAAGCCACAGCGGGGAGATTATGCAGCAGATGCCGCATTATATACCGTTGAGGCCAAATCATACGAGCCGAATGATTACAATCTTTATAATATGGCCGGTAATGTGTCTGAATGGACAAATTCAAGCTATGACCCTGGGGCCTATCAATATGTATCGACCATGAACCCAAATGCGGGTACCGGTCAAAATGAAAGAAAAGTTATTCGAGGCGGCTCATGGAAAGATGTTGCTTACTTCTTGCAAGTGAGCACGCGTGACTATGAGTACCAAGATTCAGCGAGAAGCTATATTGGTTTTAGAACCGTTCAAGATTATATGGGTGAGGAAGATTCGACGAATGGCAACGGTCTATAA
- the gldL gene encoding gliding motility protein GldL, which translates to MAQSKSTKKLFNMAYGLGASVVIIGALFKILHWEFGPLTGGLLLAVGLITEALIFAISAFEPVDDEYDWSLVYPELTNGQSKGKNDAKQAKEAEGILSRKLDEMLKEANIDSQLFTSLGESIKNFEGAAKNIAPTTDAIQHTKKYSEELSHAAAQMESLNSLYKVQLESASRQASINEEVVQNAGALKEQMESLASNLSSLNGVYGGMLSAMSKN; encoded by the coding sequence ATGGCACAGTCAAAATCAACAAAAAAACTGTTCAACATGGCCTATGGCCTTGGAGCTTCGGTGGTGATCATCGGAGCATTGTTCAAGATCCTGCACTGGGAGTTTGGACCACTTACAGGTGGACTTCTTCTTGCTGTCGGACTTATTACCGAAGCGCTTATTTTCGCTATCAGTGCATTTGAGCCCGTAGATGATGAGTACGATTGGTCTTTGGTGTACCCTGAGTTGACAAATGGTCAATCAAAAGGGAAAAACGACGCCAAACAAGCCAAAGAAGCTGAAGGCATTCTTTCAAGAAAATTGGATGAGATGCTCAAAGAGGCCAATATCGATTCTCAATTGTTCACAAGCTTGGGTGAAAGCATCAAGAACTTTGAAGGCGCTGCCAAGAACATCGCCCCAACTACCGATGCGATCCAACATACCAAAAAGTACTCTGAAGAACTGTCACATGCCGCTGCACAAATGGAGTCTTTGAACAGTCTTTATAAGGTACAGTTGGAAAGTGCAAGCCGACAGGCCTCAATCAACGAAGAAGTCGTACAGAATGCCGGTGCATTGAAAGAACAGATGGAGTCTTTGGCCTCTAACCTTTCTTCATTGAACGGAGTATATGGCGGTATGCTATCAGCCATGAGCAAAAACTAA